Proteins encoded together in one Rhizobacter sp. J219 window:
- a CDS encoding TspO/MBR family protein, whose product MTSLTLPAPQRPWLGLLAWLALSVVVAALGGIASADAGAFYRQLELPRWAPPAWLFGPVWTVLYAAMAVAAWWVWRSPPTPARRAALVLYVAQLVPNALWSWLFFAWQQGALAMADIVLLWLLIVATIAAFWRVRRAAAVLLMPYLAWVSFASVLNFWLWRHNPTLLG is encoded by the coding sequence ATGACAAGCCTCACCCTGCCCGCACCGCAGCGCCCCTGGCTCGGCCTCCTGGCCTGGCTCGCCCTGAGCGTGGTCGTGGCCGCCCTCGGCGGCATCGCCTCGGCCGACGCCGGCGCCTTCTACCGCCAGCTCGAACTGCCACGCTGGGCGCCGCCGGCGTGGCTCTTCGGCCCGGTGTGGACGGTGCTCTACGCCGCGATGGCGGTGGCCGCCTGGTGGGTGTGGCGCAGCCCGCCCACACCCGCGCGGCGCGCCGCGCTCGTGCTCTACGTGGCGCAGCTCGTGCCGAACGCGCTGTGGAGCTGGCTCTTCTTCGCCTGGCAGCAGGGTGCGCTCGCGATGGCCGACATCGTGCTGCTGTGGCTGCTGATCGTGGCGACGATCGCCGCCTTCTGGCGCGTGCGGCGCGCGGCCGCGGTGCTGCTGATGCCCTACCTGGCCTGGGTCAGCTTCGCCTCGGTGCTCAACTTCTGGCTCTGGCGACACAACCCGACGCTGCTGGGTTGA
- a CDS encoding sterol desaturase family protein translates to MPTPIDILIDPLTLGVLGLFIGLLLWERLAPARTMPPVRGWWPRALVALFAYLMVSSYLPLWWGEALAPLQLFDLSAWPTWAAAGAGVLAYELLGYAYHRSMHAVTPLWRLLHQMHHSAERLEVSSAFWFSPLDMAGWTLVNSLAFTLLGLPPAAAVPAVLFITLLAIFQHANVRTPRWLGYLVQRPESHSLHHAQGVHRFNYADLPVIDMVFGTFRNPAHHARENGFWPGASARVLDMLMLRDVSTRR, encoded by the coding sequence ATGCCCACTCCAATCGACATTCTCATCGACCCTCTCACGCTTGGCGTGCTGGGTCTCTTCATCGGCCTTCTGCTGTGGGAGCGGCTCGCCCCGGCGCGCACCATGCCGCCCGTGCGCGGCTGGTGGCCGCGGGCGCTGGTGGCGCTTTTCGCCTACCTGATGGTCTCGTCGTACCTGCCGCTCTGGTGGGGCGAGGCGCTCGCGCCGCTGCAGCTCTTCGACCTGTCGGCCTGGCCCACCTGGGCCGCCGCCGGCGCTGGCGTGCTGGCCTACGAGCTGCTGGGCTACGCGTACCACCGCAGCATGCACGCGGTGACGCCGCTGTGGCGCCTCCTGCACCAGATGCACCACAGCGCCGAGCGGCTGGAGGTGAGCAGCGCGTTCTGGTTCAGCCCGCTCGACATGGCCGGCTGGACGCTCGTCAACAGCCTCGCCTTCACGCTGCTGGGCCTGCCGCCGGCCGCCGCGGTGCCGGCGGTGCTCTTCATCACCCTGCTTGCGATCTTCCAACACGCCAACGTGCGCACGCCGCGCTGGCTGGGCTACCTGGTGCAGCGCCCCGAGAGCCACTCGCTGCACCACGCCCAGGGCGTGCACCGATTCAACTACGCCGATCTGCCCGTCATCGACATGGTGTTCGGCACTTTCCGCAACCCGGCGCACCATGCGCGCGAGAACGGCTTCTGGCCCGGCGCCTCGGCGCGCGTGCTGGACATGCTGATGCTGCGCGACGTGTCCACCCGCCGCTGA
- a CDS encoding GlxA family transcriptional regulator produces the protein MPQEPRPITVALLGTPAVSAATLYGFYDTLSCTRRDWHMLHGGPDTPSPFRPLVVSADGRPFEGGNGVRITPDASFADCPQPDVAVITDLMIPPGTPVAGLYDAEVAWLRGAYDRGATLASACSGALLLAATGLLDGQEATSHWAYCDLLAREYPRTRWHAERGLIVAGPQQRLIMAGSGVAWHMLALALIARYASPEDAMQVARINLLDLNSTSATAYASLTRGPRAADELVARCQLWVASNYREESPVAQMQQLSGLPERTFKRRFAQATGMTPLEYVHTVRLEEAKQMLESTDLPVEAIAHEVGYQDASFFGRLFRRKVALTPAQYRKRFAPLGAQLRRAAAV, from the coding sequence ATGCCCCAGGAGCCTCGCCCCATCACCGTCGCCCTCTTGGGCACGCCGGCCGTCAGCGCCGCCACGCTCTACGGCTTCTACGACACGCTGAGCTGCACGCGCCGCGACTGGCACATGCTGCACGGCGGGCCCGACACGCCCTCGCCCTTCCGCCCGCTGGTGGTGAGCGCCGACGGCCGGCCCTTCGAGGGCGGCAACGGCGTGCGCATCACGCCGGACGCGAGCTTCGCCGACTGCCCGCAGCCCGACGTGGCCGTCATCACCGACCTGATGATCCCGCCCGGCACGCCGGTCGCCGGCCTCTACGACGCCGAGGTGGCCTGGCTGCGCGGGGCCTACGACCGCGGTGCCACGCTCGCCTCGGCCTGCTCGGGTGCGCTGCTGCTCGCCGCCACCGGCCTGCTCGACGGCCAGGAGGCCACCTCGCACTGGGCCTATTGCGACCTGCTGGCCCGCGAGTACCCGCGCACCCGCTGGCATGCCGAGCGCGGGCTCATCGTGGCGGGGCCCCAGCAGCGGCTCATCATGGCCGGCAGCGGCGTGGCCTGGCACATGCTGGCGCTCGCGCTGATCGCGCGTTATGCCTCGCCCGAAGATGCGATGCAGGTCGCGCGCATCAACCTGCTCGACCTCAACAGCACCAGCGCCACCGCCTATGCCTCGCTCACGCGCGGCCCCCGCGCGGCCGACGAGCTGGTGGCGCGCTGCCAGCTGTGGGTGGCGTCGAATTACCGCGAGGAGTCACCGGTGGCGCAGATGCAGCAGCTCTCCGGCCTGCCCGAGCGGACCTTCAAGCGCCGCTTCGCCCAGGCCACCGGCATGACGCCGCTCGAATACGTGCACACCGTGCGGCTGGAAGAGGCCAAGCAGATGCTGGAGTCGACCGACCTGCCGGTGGAGGCCATCGCGCACGAAGTCGGCTACCAGGACGCAAGCTTCTTCGGCCGCCTGTTCCGCCGCAAGGTGGCGCTGACGCCGGCGCAGTACCGCAAGCGCTTTGCGCCGCTGGGGGCGCAGTTGCGCAGGGCGGCCGCCGTTTAG
- the argC gene encoding N-acetyl-gamma-glutamyl-phosphate reductase, which produces MIPIVYIDGDQGTTGLQIHARLQGRTDLRVLTLRADRRKHPGARAEALNHCDVAILCLPDDAAREAVAMIHNPAVRVIDASSAHRTAPGWVYGFPEMAAGQSERIAQATRVSNPGCYPTGAVALLRPLVESGLLPRDHPVTVHAVSGYSGRGRAGVEEHEGPNATQALPFQVYGLGLSHKHAPEMALHAGLTHRPVFVPAYGAYRQGIVLTIALHTRLLPQGVDARCIRTALAAHFDGTRHVRVLTAAQSQSLERLDPQTLNGTNDLQLAVFDNAAQGQVLLSAVFDNLGKGASGAAVQNLDLMLEAISASR; this is translated from the coding sequence ATGATCCCCATCGTCTACATCGACGGCGACCAGGGCACGACCGGCCTGCAGATCCATGCCCGCCTGCAAGGGCGCACCGACCTGCGGGTGCTGACCCTGCGGGCCGACCGACGCAAGCACCCGGGTGCACGGGCCGAAGCGCTCAACCACTGCGACGTTGCGATCCTCTGCCTGCCCGACGACGCGGCGCGCGAGGCGGTGGCGATGATCCACAACCCCGCGGTGCGTGTGATCGACGCCAGCTCGGCGCACCGCACGGCACCGGGGTGGGTCTACGGCTTCCCAGAGATGGCGGCCGGGCAGTCCGAGCGCATCGCGCAGGCCACGCGGGTGTCCAACCCCGGCTGCTACCCGACCGGCGCGGTGGCACTGCTGCGACCGTTGGTGGAGAGCGGGCTGCTCCCGCGCGACCATCCGGTGACGGTCCACGCCGTGTCGGGCTACTCGGGCCGTGGCCGGGCCGGCGTGGAGGAACACGAAGGCCCCAACGCCACACAGGCGTTGCCGTTCCAGGTCTATGGCCTGGGGCTCTCGCACAAGCACGCGCCCGAGATGGCGCTGCATGCCGGGCTCACACACCGGCCTGTCTTCGTGCCGGCGTACGGGGCGTACCGCCAGGGCATCGTGCTGACGATCGCGCTGCACACGAGGCTGTTGCCGCAGGGGGTCGATGCACGCTGCATCCGCACTGCGCTGGCAGCGCACTTCGATGGCACGCGCCACGTGCGTGTGCTGACGGCGGCGCAATCGCAGTCGCTGGAGCGCCTCGACCCGCAGACGCTCAACGGCACCAACGATCTTCAGCTCGCGGTGTTCGACAACGCGGCGCAGGGCCAGGTGCTGCTGAGCGCGGTGTTCGACAACCTCGGCAAGGGCGCCTCCGGCGCGGCGGTGCAGAACCTCGACCTGATGCTGGAGGCGATCAGCGCTTCGCGTTGA
- a CDS encoding DUF4198 domain-containing protein, giving the protein MAPLLLRHLFITACLAGAGSATAHDTWFEALPAPRPGEVLLHLGTGNRFPQHEFTVGEASLRQQGCRRDGAKAVPLQAAGESAQALTLKARPGGGTGPVTCWAQQQPFEVEIAPATVEVYFKEINASPAVRAAWAEMQARGLAWRERYAKHARIELPGRRSGTARPTDMAMDVLIESGLHTLVEGDTVRLRVLRDGQPLPELAVELQNDQSPIGFWKKTDAEGRVSFTVPIAGNWLLRGTDLRLSTTAPDTWDSGFVTLAFRVNAKR; this is encoded by the coding sequence ATGGCCCCGCTCCTTCTGCGTCACCTCTTCATCACCGCCTGCCTCGCCGGCGCCGGGTCGGCCACGGCGCACGACACCTGGTTCGAGGCCCTGCCCGCCCCGCGGCCCGGCGAGGTGCTGCTCCATCTGGGCACCGGCAACCGTTTCCCGCAGCACGAGTTCACCGTGGGCGAAGCCTCGCTGCGGCAGCAGGGCTGCCGGCGGGACGGGGCAAAGGCCGTGCCATTGCAGGCCGCCGGCGAGAGCGCGCAGGCGCTGACCCTCAAGGCACGGCCCGGCGGCGGCACCGGCCCGGTCACCTGCTGGGCGCAGCAGCAGCCGTTCGAGGTGGAGATCGCACCGGCCACCGTCGAGGTCTACTTCAAGGAGATCAACGCCTCACCGGCCGTGCGCGCCGCCTGGGCGGAGATGCAGGCGCGCGGCCTGGCCTGGCGCGAGCGTTATGCCAAGCACGCGCGCATCGAACTCCCCGGGCGCCGCAGCGGCACCGCACGCCCCACCGACATGGCGATGGACGTGCTGATCGAGAGCGGCCTGCACACGCTCGTCGAAGGCGACACCGTGCGCCTGCGGGTGCTGCGCGACGGCCAGCCGCTGCCCGAGCTCGCGGTCGAGTTGCAGAACGACCAGAGCCCCATCGGCTTCTGGAAGAAGACCGACGCCGAAGGTCGCGTGAGCTTCACCGTGCCGATCGCCGGGAACTGGCTGCTGCGCGGCACCGACCTGCGCCTGTCGACCACCGCGCCCGACACCTGGGACAGCGGCTTCGTCACGCTCGCCTTTCGCGTCAACGCGAAGCGCTGA
- a CDS encoding cupin domain-containing protein — MSGVDCRDAAGSSYAQGGGLDAGVFKQLDSIALHDDPIEPSWVLEGQPHARSGCHSTNTDGWAATHVWECSGGRFRWFFGVEETVLILEGEVRVTDAQGRVQWLVPGVVAYFPSGSWWEWHVPQHVRKLSFNRRSVLPPARLLSRVLGALMKPFRRRPPRPGPVAVSG; from the coding sequence ATGAGCGGAGTCGATTGTCGGGACGCAGCAGGTTCTTCTTACGCGCAAGGAGGCGGTCTGGATGCTGGCGTTTTCAAGCAGCTCGACAGCATCGCGCTGCACGACGACCCGATCGAACCCAGCTGGGTGCTCGAAGGCCAACCCCATGCCCGCAGCGGCTGCCATTCGACCAACACCGACGGCTGGGCCGCCACGCATGTGTGGGAATGCAGCGGCGGGCGCTTCCGCTGGTTCTTCGGCGTGGAAGAGACGGTGCTCATTCTCGAAGGCGAGGTGCGGGTGACCGATGCGCAGGGGCGTGTGCAGTGGCTGGTGCCGGGCGTGGTGGCCTACTTCCCGAGCGGTAGCTGGTGGGAGTGGCATGTGCCGCAGCATGTGCGCAAGCTGTCGTTCAACCGCCGCTCGGTGCTGCCGCCGGCGCGGCTGCTGAGCCGGGTGCTGGGTGCGCTGATGAAGCCGTTTCGCCGCCGGCCGCCGCGGCCCGGCCCAGTGGCCGTGTCGGGTTAA
- a CDS encoding DUF3597 domain-containing protein has translation MSFFSKILDKLGINSAQAATPAATAPASPAPAPVAAAAAPAQEVVNPIAVVDVVAQLEKRAAANPQKLNWRTSIVDLLKLLDIDSSLEARKALAKELYCPDELMGDSAKMNMWLHKNVLAHIAANGGNVPAELLD, from the coding sequence ATGAGCTTCTTCAGCAAGATCCTCGACAAGCTGGGCATCAACAGCGCGCAGGCGGCCACGCCTGCTGCCACGGCCCCCGCGTCTCCTGCCCCTGCGCCGGTGGCCGCTGCCGCCGCGCCTGCGCAGGAGGTGGTCAACCCGATCGCGGTGGTCGACGTGGTGGCCCAGCTCGAAAAGCGCGCGGCCGCCAACCCACAGAAGCTCAACTGGCGCACCTCCATCGTCGACCTTCTGAAGCTGCTCGACATCGACAGCAGCCTGGAGGCCCGCAAGGCGCTGGCCAAGGAGCTGTACTGCCCCGACGAGCTGATGGGCGACTCGGCCAAGATGAACATGTGGCTGCACAAGAACGTGCTGGCCCACATCGCGGCCAACGGCGGCAACGTGCCCGCCGAGCTGCTGGACTGA
- a CDS encoding DUF937 domain-containing protein, producing MNSMTDILSQMGGLSAIGRELGVSEDQAASGAEALLPAILGGFKKQAQAQPAGLDGLGGLLGQLGGGGLLDSVLSPQPTDVGRGNDVLGQIFGSKEVSRDVAQSAAASSGLDPALLRRMLPLLAMAVAGFMANKTGSAAPGSDGGSADGGGLGGLLGGLVGGLGGGRAGAAPGAGGGLGSMLDLNGDGNALDDILRMAGKLGR from the coding sequence ATGAACTCCATGACCGACATCCTGTCGCAGATGGGCGGGCTGTCCGCCATCGGGCGCGAACTGGGCGTGAGCGAGGATCAGGCCGCGAGCGGCGCCGAGGCCTTGTTGCCTGCCATCCTGGGCGGCTTCAAGAAGCAGGCGCAGGCACAACCCGCGGGGCTCGACGGCCTGGGTGGGCTGCTCGGGCAGCTGGGCGGCGGTGGCCTGCTCGACAGCGTGCTCTCGCCGCAACCCACCGACGTGGGCCGTGGCAACGACGTGCTGGGCCAGATCTTCGGCTCCAAGGAGGTGAGCCGCGACGTTGCACAAAGCGCCGCCGCCAGCTCGGGGCTGGACCCGGCCCTGCTGCGGCGCATGTTGCCCCTGCTCGCGATGGCGGTGGCGGGCTTCATGGCAAACAAGACCGGTAGTGCCGCGCCAGGTTCCGATGGCGGCAGTGCCGACGGCGGCGGCCTGGGGGGTCTGCTGGGTGGGCTTGTCGGGGGATTGGGTGGCGGCCGCGCGGGCGCTGCACCGGGCGCAGGCGGTGGCCTCGGGTCGATGCTCGACCTCAACGGCGACGGCAACGCGCTCGACGACATCCTGCGCATGGCCGGCAAGCTCGGGCGGTAG
- a CDS encoding ABC transporter substrate-binding protein: protein MKLRLNAVALAAAALVMGQSAWAGEAEAKKWIDSEFQPSTLSKEQQTAELKWFIEAAKKLQAKGVKEISVVSETITTHEYESKTLAKAFEEITGIKVKHDLIQEGDVVEKLQTSMQSGKSIYDGWISDSDLIGTHYRYGKIMNLTDYMSGKGKEWTNPGLDLKDFIGTSFTTGPDKKLYQLPDQQFANLYWFRADLFARADLKDRFKKKYGYDLGVPLNWSAYEDIADFFTNDVKTIDGKPIYGHMDYGKKDPSLGWRFTDAWLSMAGTADIGIPNGKPVDEWGIRASADGCTPLGASVSRGGATNSPAAVYALTKYVDWMKKYAPKEATGMTFGEAGPVPAQGQIAQQIFWYTAFTADMTKKGLPVVNEDGTPKWRMAPGPNGPYWKQGMQNGYQDVGSWTFFEKHDENRTAAAWLYAQFVTAKTVSLKKTIVGLTPIRESDIQSKAMTDLAPKLGGLVEFYRSPARVAWTPTGTNVPDYPKLAQLWWKNVAVAVTGEKTPQAAMDNLAEEMDQVLARLERAGMARCAPKLNKKEDPKKYLSDKGAPWAKLANEKPKGETIAYDTLLNAWKAGKVR, encoded by the coding sequence ATGAAATTGCGCTTGAACGCTGTGGCCCTGGCCGCTGCCGCTCTGGTCATGGGCCAGAGCGCATGGGCCGGCGAGGCCGAAGCCAAGAAGTGGATCGACAGCGAGTTCCAGCCGTCCACGCTGAGCAAGGAGCAGCAAACGGCCGAGTTGAAGTGGTTCATCGAAGCAGCCAAGAAGCTGCAGGCCAAGGGCGTGAAGGAGATCTCGGTGGTCTCCGAGACCATCACCACGCACGAATATGAATCGAAGACGCTGGCCAAGGCCTTCGAAGAAATCACCGGCATCAAGGTCAAGCACGACCTGATCCAGGAAGGTGACGTCGTCGAAAAGCTGCAAACCTCCATGCAGTCCGGCAAGTCGATCTACGACGGCTGGATCTCCGACTCCGACCTGATCGGTACCCACTACCGCTACGGGAAGATCATGAACCTGACCGACTACATGTCGGGCAAGGGCAAGGAGTGGACCAACCCCGGCCTCGACCTCAAGGACTTCATCGGCACGAGCTTCACCACCGGCCCCGACAAGAAGCTCTACCAGCTGCCCGACCAGCAGTTCGCCAACCTGTACTGGTTCCGCGCCGACCTCTTCGCCCGTGCCGACCTGAAGGACCGCTTCAAGAAGAAGTACGGCTACGACCTGGGCGTGCCGCTGAACTGGAGCGCGTATGAAGACATCGCCGACTTCTTCACCAACGACGTGAAGACCATCGACGGCAAGCCCATCTATGGCCACATGGACTACGGCAAGAAGGACCCGTCGCTCGGCTGGCGCTTCACCGACGCGTGGCTGTCGATGGCCGGCACCGCCGACATCGGCATCCCCAACGGCAAGCCGGTCGACGAATGGGGCATCCGCGCCTCGGCCGACGGCTGCACGCCGCTCGGCGCTTCTGTCTCCCGTGGCGGCGCGACCAACTCGCCCGCCGCTGTCTACGCACTCACCAAGTACGTCGACTGGATGAAGAAGTACGCCCCGAAGGAAGCCACCGGCATGACCTTCGGCGAAGCCGGCCCGGTGCCCGCTCAAGGCCAGATCGCCCAGCAGATCTTCTGGTACACCGCCTTCACCGCCGACATGACCAAGAAGGGCCTGCCCGTGGTCAACGAAGACGGCACGCCGAAGTGGCGCATGGCCCCCGGCCCCAACGGCCCGTACTGGAAGCAGGGCATGCAGAACGGCTACCAGGACGTGGGCTCGTGGACCTTCTTCGAGAAGCACGACGAGAACCGCACCGCCGCAGCCTGGCTGTACGCGCAGTTCGTGACGGCCAAGACGGTGTCGCTCAAGAAGACCATCGTCGGCCTGACCCCGATCCGCGAGAGCGACATCCAGAGCAAGGCCATGACCGACCTGGCACCGAAGCTCGGCGGCCTGGTCGAGTTCTACCGCTCGCCGGCACGCGTGGCCTGGACGCCCACCGGCACCAACGTGCCCGACTACCCCAAGCTCGCGCAGCTCTGGTGGAAGAACGTGGCCGTCGCCGTGACGGGTGAAAAGACCCCGCAGGCCGCGATGGACAACCTGGCCGAAGAGATGGACCAGGTGCTGGCCCGCCTGGAACGCGCCGGCATGGCACGTTGCGCGCCGAAGCTCAACAAGAAGGAAGACCCTAAGAAGTACCTGAGCGACAAGGGCGCACCATGGGCCAAGCTCGCGAACGAGAAGCCGAAGGGCGAAACCATCGCGTATGACACCTTGCTGAACGCCTGGAAGGCAGGCAAGGTTCGCTGA
- a CDS encoding DUF2160 domain-containing protein translates to MFEWMAWTPPVAIFFTSIVLMLIGMTVWELKSPTTMRKGWLPMETTRGDRLFIGLLSAAYVNLAFVAVSEKLMTWLSLENEPSIWISFIVSMALLALIMRKG, encoded by the coding sequence ATGTTCGAGTGGATGGCCTGGACCCCTCCGGTCGCAATCTTCTTCACCAGCATCGTCCTCATGCTGATCGGCATGACCGTGTGGGAGCTGAAGTCGCCCACCACGATGCGCAAGGGCTGGCTGCCGATGGAAACCACGAGAGGCGACCGCCTCTTCATCGGCCTCTTGAGCGCCGCCTACGTCAACCTCGCCTTCGTCGCCGTGAGCGAGAAGCTGATGACCTGGCTGAGCCTGGAGAACGAGCCTTCGATCTGGATCAGCTTCATCGTCTCGATGGCCTTGCTCGCACTGATCATGCGCAAGGGCTAG
- a CDS encoding carbohydrate ABC transporter permease: MDERRFRKRTIFLIAYLLFAILPVYWMVNMSFKTNEEILSTFSLFPQDFTWEHYKTIFTDESWYSGYINSLIYVAINTVISLLVALPAAYAFSRYRFLGDKHVFFWLLTNRMTPPAVFLLPFFQLYTTLGMMDTHIAVALAHLLFNVPLAVWILEGFMSGIPREIDETAYIDGYSFPRFFLTIFIPLIKAGVGVAAFFCFMFSWVELLMARTLTSVDAKPIVATMTRTVSASGMDWGVLAAAGVLTIVPGAIVIWFVRHYIAKGFAMGRV; this comes from the coding sequence ATGGATGAGAGACGCTTCCGCAAGCGCACGATCTTTCTGATCGCGTATCTGCTGTTTGCCATCCTGCCGGTGTACTGGATGGTCAACATGTCGTTCAAGACGAACGAGGAGATCCTCTCGACCTTCAGCCTGTTCCCGCAAGACTTCACCTGGGAGCACTACAAGACGATCTTCACCGACGAGAGCTGGTACTCGGGCTACATCAACTCGCTGATCTACGTGGCCATCAACACGGTGATCTCGTTGCTGGTGGCGCTGCCGGCGGCCTATGCCTTCAGCCGCTACCGGTTCCTCGGCGACAAACACGTCTTCTTCTGGCTGCTCACCAACCGCATGACGCCACCGGCGGTGTTCCTGCTGCCCTTCTTCCAGCTCTACACCACGCTGGGCATGATGGACACGCACATCGCCGTGGCGCTTGCGCACCTGCTGTTCAACGTGCCGCTGGCAGTGTGGATCCTCGAAGGCTTCATGAGCGGCATCCCGCGCGAGATCGACGAGACGGCCTACATCGACGGCTACTCCTTCCCGCGCTTCTTCCTCACCATCTTCATCCCGCTGATCAAGGCCGGCGTGGGCGTCGCCGCCTTCTTCTGCTTCATGTTCAGCTGGGTCGAACTGCTGATGGCACGCACGCTGACCAGCGTCGACGCCAAGCCGATCGTCGCCACGATGACCCGCACTGTGAGCGCATCGGGCATGGACTGGGGTGTGCTCGCCGCGGCGGGCGTGTTGACCATCGTGCCGGGCGCAATCGTGATCTGGTTCGTCCGTCACTACATCGCCAAGGGCTTCGCGATGGGGCGGGTGTGA
- a CDS encoding carbohydrate ABC transporter permease — protein sequence MKPINQKAWFLILPVILCVAFSAILPLMTVVNYSVQDIISPERRVFVGTEWFKSVMRDEDLQGALLRQIGFSFSVLLVEIPLGICLALSMPAQGWKSSAVLVLVAISLLIPWNVVGTIWQIYGRTDIGLLGAALAALGIDYSYTGSATDAWLTVLVMDVWHWTPLVALLCFAGLRAIPDAYYQAARIDGASKFAVFRYIQLPKLRGVLMIAVLLRFMDSFMIYTEPFVLTGGGPGNATTFLSQYLTQKAVGQFDLGPAAAFSLIYFLIILLLCFILYNWMQRVGTQSKAEASHG from the coding sequence ATGAAGCCGATCAACCAGAAAGCGTGGTTCCTGATCCTGCCCGTCATCCTGTGCGTGGCCTTCTCGGCCATCCTGCCGCTGATGACGGTGGTGAACTACTCGGTGCAGGACATCATCTCGCCCGAGCGGCGCGTGTTCGTCGGCACCGAGTGGTTCAAGTCGGTGATGCGTGACGAAGACCTGCAGGGCGCACTGCTGCGCCAGATCGGCTTCTCGTTCTCGGTGCTGCTGGTGGAGATTCCGCTCGGCATCTGCCTCGCGCTCTCGATGCCAGCGCAGGGCTGGAAGTCGTCGGCCGTGCTGGTGCTCGTCGCCATCTCGCTGCTGATTCCCTGGAACGTCGTCGGCACCATCTGGCAGATCTACGGCCGCACCGACATCGGTCTGCTCGGCGCCGCACTGGCCGCGCTCGGCATCGACTACAGCTATACCGGGAGCGCCACCGACGCGTGGCTCACCGTGCTGGTGATGGACGTGTGGCACTGGACGCCGCTCGTGGCCTTGCTCTGCTTCGCCGGCCTACGCGCCATTCCCGATGCGTACTACCAGGCCGCCCGCATCGACGGCGCGAGCAAGTTCGCCGTCTTCCGCTACATCCAGCTGCCCAAGCTCAGGGGCGTGCTGATGATCGCGGTGCTGCTGCGCTTCATGGACAGCTTCATGATCTACACCGAGCCCTTCGTGCTGACCGGCGGTGGCCCGGGCAACGCGACGACCTTCCTCAGCCAGTACCTCACGCAGAAGGCCGTCGGCCAGTTCGACCTCGGCCCGGCCGCGGCCTTCTCGCTGATCTACTTTCTCATCATCCTGCTGCTGTGCTTCATCCTCTATAACTGGATGCAGCGCGTGGGCACCCAATCGAAGGCGGAGGCATCCCATGGATGA
- a CDS encoding ABC transporter ATP-binding protein: MELTLERVDKIVGPETHLYPLDLKLAPRAVTVLLGATQAGKTTLMRLMAGLDAPSHGQVHVDGKDVTSMPVRERNVAMVYQQFINYPSMTVFDNIASPLKLRGEKSIANRVQELAAKLHIEPFLKRLPAELSGGQQQRVALARALAKNAPLMLLDEPLVNLDYKLREELRDELTQLFAAGDSTVVYATTEPTEALLLGGYTAVMDAGELLQYGPTAEVFHKPKSIRVARAFSDPPMNLIAGNAASLGVSLPAGVQLSVPLPAASTANLTIGVRASALHITQRPGDVALPGKVELAEISGSDTFVHVETAVGELVAQLTGVHFFDLGSNITLYLHPAQVYVFDASGALLVAPTRGMT, from the coding sequence ATGGAGTTGACCCTGGAGCGGGTCGACAAGATCGTGGGCCCCGAGACCCACCTCTACCCGCTGGACCTGAAACTCGCGCCGCGCGCCGTGACCGTGCTGCTCGGCGCCACGCAAGCGGGCAAGACCACGCTGATGCGCCTGATGGCCGGGCTCGACGCGCCCAGCCACGGCCAGGTGCATGTCGACGGCAAAGACGTGACCAGCATGCCGGTGCGCGAGCGCAACGTCGCGATGGTCTACCAGCAGTTCATCAACTACCCGTCGATGACGGTGTTCGACAACATCGCCTCGCCGCTCAAGCTGCGCGGCGAGAAGAGCATTGCCAACCGCGTTCAGGAGCTGGCGGCCAAGCTGCACATCGAGCCCTTCCTCAAGCGCCTGCCCGCCGAACTCTCCGGTGGCCAGCAGCAGCGGGTGGCCCTGGCCCGTGCGCTCGCGAAGAACGCTCCGCTGATGCTGCTCGACGAGCCGCTGGTCAACCTCGACTACAAGCTGCGCGAGGAACTGCGCGACGAGCTGACGCAGCTCTTCGCCGCCGGCGACTCGACCGTGGTCTACGCCACCACCGAGCCCACCGAAGCCCTGCTGCTCGGTGGCTACACCGCGGTGATGGATGCCGGCGAGCTGCTGCAGTACGGCCCCACCGCCGAGGTCTTCCACAAGCCGAAGTCCATTCGCGTGGCACGTGCCTTCAGCGACCCGCCGATGAACCTCATCGCCGGCAACGCGGCCTCGCTGGGCGTCTCGCTGCCGGCCGGCGTGCAGCTCTCGGTGCCGCTGCCCGCGGCCAGCACCGCCAACCTGACCATCGGCGTGCGTGCGAGCGCGCTGCACATCACGCAACGCCCCGGCGACGTCGCCCTGCCCGGCAAGGTCGAGCTGGCCGAGATCTCGGGCTCCGACACCTTCGTGCACGTGGAGACGGCGGTCGGCGAACTCGTCGCCCAGCTCACCGGCGTGCATTTCTTCGACCTCGGCTCGAACATCACGCTGTACCTGCACCCGGCGCAGGTCTATGTGTTCGATGCCAGCGGCGCCCTGCTCGTCGCGCCCACGCGAGGGATGACCTGA